A window of Fibrobacter sp. UBA4297 contains these coding sequences:
- a CDS encoding type IV pilus twitching motility protein PilT: MAELRIEQLLREMVNRKASDLHLRVGVPPVYRINGALQRLFDVRIDSAMMDSFLDDIMNRDQKQRFEANKECDFAVGARDMGRFRVNVFRQRGTIAVVIRHIKAVIPAFEDLHLPEVIRDLALTKRGLVLVTGTTGSGKSTTLASMIDYINQKESVNVITVEDPIEYLYRDNVAIISQREIGVDTLSYANALRAALRQDPDVLLVGEIRDLETMQIALTAADTGHMVFATIHTTNAVETIHRVLSMYPPHQHDEVRLLLAEVLAGIISLRLLPTKDGKGRVPAAEILVNTGAIKEYIQDKNKIDMVEQAVAEGHLQYHSQTFDQALLELYQNEQISLETAMNAATNRDDFDLKIRGISGTSDRGWM; this comes from the coding sequence ATGGCTGAACTTCGCATTGAACAGCTCTTGCGTGAAATGGTAAACCGCAAGGCGTCTGACTTGCATCTGCGAGTTGGTGTTCCGCCGGTTTATCGTATCAATGGTGCTTTGCAAAGACTTTTTGATGTGCGCATCGATAGCGCTATGATGGATTCCTTCTTGGATGATATCATGAATCGCGACCAGAAGCAGCGTTTTGAGGCTAATAAGGAATGCGACTTTGCCGTGGGCGCTCGTGATATGGGCCGTTTCCGTGTGAACGTTTTCCGTCAGCGTGGAACAATTGCGGTTGTGATTCGTCATATCAAGGCTGTGATTCCTGCTTTCGAAGATTTGCACTTGCCCGAAGTGATTCGTGACTTGGCTTTGACTAAGCGCGGTCTTGTGCTTGTGACGGGTACGACGGGTTCTGGTAAGTCCACAACGCTTGCTTCGATGATTGACTACATCAATCAGAAAGAATCTGTGAACGTCATTACGGTCGAAGACCCGATTGAATACCTTTATCGTGATAACGTGGCGATTATCTCGCAGCGTGAAATCGGCGTGGATACGCTTTCGTATGCGAATGCACTCCGTGCTGCGCTCCGTCAGGATCCGGATGTGCTCCTCGTGGGCGAAATTCGTGACCTTGAAACGATGCAGATTGCGCTTACCGCAGCAGATACTGGCCACATGGTCTTTGCGACTATCCATACGACGAATGCTGTGGAAACGATTCACCGTGTGCTTTCGATGTATCCGCCGCACCAGCATGATGAAGTGCGTCTTTTGCTTGCCGAAGTTTTGGCTGGCATTATTTCGCTCCGTCTTTTGCCGACGAAGGATGGCAAGGGGCGAGTCCCGGCTGCCGAAATTCTCGTGAATACGGGCGCTATCAAGGAATACATCCAGGATAAGAACAAGATTGACATGGTGGAACAAGCTGTTGCCGAAGGCCACCTTCAATACCATAGCCAGACGTTCGATCAGGCGCTCCTCGAACTTTACCAGAACGAGCAGATTTCGCTGGAAACGGCAATGAATGCAGCGACGAACCGCG
- a CDS encoding tetratricopeptide repeat protein, translated as MMAVTLDSLRKAVKKSKGRSQALAWLADMERASGDYEAALKTVDAALAASPSDVPAMLVRAKILAGQQDFAGSIMEYKKVLAKDPFCLSAHKRMGESYDKLGKEAERNACFRRVHDMDPLDPFWKDEYDVLPEEDQMLAAPPMDDSSFTMDMDAENGDATEEDNIFANLAASLPNTDEEDNSSMEALRNSLDSVSDGNVEDSQKSEISDFDGHVLNSSEVSSAISGILGGDDDLDVADSDADKAPAAEELATSSLFSHFSDESEKAETIDEPKSEDVVEEKSDDTEFSLDSLDEPLEADEKATNVDDAFSSLLGDDELPEETSSAEPAAEVAEENLGAPDEEPTEQDNLVGLHSEGLVPTTHMDFSDEEDAGEPDVLNLDETPAAEESKSEAQATTVDDAFSSLLGDDELPEEKPVENEAPAESVEEKPLEESVEDSFGSLFEKSADADFSMNDDASSDAPAVEEPAQFATSATAGTEEKPAEIEENTEAETLAEPSEKSLEESVEDSFGSLFEKSADADFSMNDDASSDAPAVEEPAESLTSALTDVEENAEISDNVESAIEKSPEFNPTESEEKIAPVEGFVPTTHMDFSDEEDLPKSDDDFVLNLDETAPTEESVAEKTVAEESVVSEEPVAEEPVAEEVDGAFDALFGDDEAPAEQPKESAPDEDVAKEMGGAFASMFGDDDDLALPEEKSDSAPSEVVEKSAEEPLSQEATSAEIEESVVKEDVEKSVDESFDSIFGSDADDLPEEKTEAAEVPAEVAAEEPTSAFSAPADTLEEPVAEEPAAEPAEQVAEEVAPSAELDSIDSEVSNAFKGLFDEDDSLPESDEPNNNGVDYLMSGDSDDEVAASLVENADAPLSRGAADLDDSLNTRTLADIYMEQGVYDKALDIYTDLAKKNPDNEEIKSRLEEVKKLCREKFGEV; from the coding sequence ATGATGGCTGTAACGTTGGATTCTCTCAGAAAGGCTGTAAAAAAAAGTAAGGGGCGTTCTCAGGCTTTGGCCTGGCTTGCCGATATGGAGCGTGCTTCGGGGGATTATGAAGCCGCTCTCAAGACGGTGGATGCCGCTCTAGCTGCATCTCCCTCCGATGTTCCTGCAATGTTGGTCCGTGCAAAAATTTTGGCGGGGCAGCAGGATTTCGCCGGAAGTATTATGGAATACAAGAAGGTGCTCGCCAAGGACCCGTTCTGCCTTTCTGCCCATAAGCGGATGGGAGAATCCTACGATAAGCTTGGCAAGGAAGCGGAGCGCAATGCCTGTTTCCGCCGCGTTCATGATATGGACCCGCTGGATCCGTTCTGGAAGGACGAGTACGATGTTCTCCCCGAAGAAGACCAGATGCTTGCCGCACCGCCGATGGACGATAGTTCGTTCACGATGGATATGGATGCCGAAAATGGCGATGCGACAGAAGAAGATAATATCTTTGCGAATTTGGCGGCATCGCTCCCGAATACGGATGAAGAGGACAATTCCTCGATGGAAGCCTTGCGCAATTCTCTGGATTCTGTGTCGGATGGTAATGTCGAGGATTCCCAGAAATCGGAAATTTCGGACTTTGACGGCCATGTGCTGAACTCGTCTGAAGTTTCTTCTGCTATTTCTGGAATCTTGGGCGGCGATGATGATCTTGATGTGGCCGATTCTGACGCGGACAAGGCGCCGGCTGCAGAAGAACTTGCAACATCTTCGCTCTTCTCGCATTTCTCTGATGAAAGCGAAAAGGCCGAAACAATCGACGAACCGAAGTCTGAAGATGTCGTGGAAGAAAAGTCCGATGATACTGAATTTAGCCTCGACAGTCTGGACGAACCGCTAGAAGCGGATGAAAAGGCGACGAATGTCGATGACGCGTTCTCTTCGCTTTTGGGCGATGATGAACTTCCGGAAGAAACTTCATCGGCAGAACCTGCTGCTGAAGTCGCCGAGGAAAATCTCGGTGCCCCTGATGAAGAACCGACGGAACAGGATAACCTTGTTGGTTTACATTCTGAAGGTCTTGTTCCGACAACGCACATGGATTTCTCGGATGAGGAAGATGCGGGTGAACCGGATGTGCTTAATTTGGATGAAACTCCGGCTGCTGAAGAATCAAAGTCTGAAGCTCAGGCGACGACTGTTGATGATGCTTTCTCTTCTTTGCTTGGCGATGATGAACTCCCTGAAGAAAAGCCTGTAGAAAACGAAGCTCCTGCCGAATCTGTTGAAGAAAAGCCTCTTGAAGAATCTGTAGAAGATTCTTTTGGCAGCTTGTTCGAAAAGTCCGCTGATGCCGACTTTAGCATGAATGACGATGCTTCGTCCGATGCTCCGGCTGTAGAAGAACCTGCGCAATTTGCAACAAGTGCAACTGCTGGAACAGAAGAAAAACCGGCTGAAATAGAAGAAAATACAGAAGCCGAAACCCTTGCGGAACCTTCTGAAAAGTCTCTTGAAGAATCTGTGGAAGATTCATTTGGCAGCTTGTTTGAAAAGTCCGCTGATGCCGACTTTAGCATGAATGACGATGCTTCGTCCGATGCTCCGGCTGTAGAAGAGCCTGCAGAATCTTTGACAAGCGCCTTGACCGACGTCGAAGAAAATGCTGAAATTTCGGACAATGTAGAAAGCGCTATTGAAAAGTCTCCGGAATTTAATCCGACGGAATCGGAAGAAAAGATTGCACCGGTAGAAGGCTTTGTCCCGACAACTCACATGGACTTTTCTGACGAAGAAGACTTGCCGAAGTCCGATGATGACTTTGTTCTGAATTTGGATGAAACTGCTCCGACAGAAGAATCTGTCGCTGAAAAAACTGTTGCAGAAGAATCGGTTGTTTCCGAAGAACCTGTTGCTGAAGAACCCGTTGCAGAAGAAGTCGATGGCGCCTTTGACGCTCTCTTTGGTGATGATGAAGCTCCTGCAGAACAGCCGAAGGAATCCGCTCCAGACGAAGATGTCGCAAAGGAAATGGGCGGAGCATTTGCCTCCATGTTCGGAGACGATGATGACCTTGCCCTGCCAGAAGAAAAGTCTGATAGCGCGCCAAGTGAAGTTGTAGAAAAATCGGCTGAAGAACCTTTAAGCCAGGAAGCGACGAGCGCAGAAATTGAAGAAAGCGTTGTCAAGGAAGATGTCGAAAAGAGTGTCGATGAATCTTTTGATAGCATCTTCGGATCTGATGCCGATGACCTTCCTGAAGAAAAAACTGAAGCTGCTGAAGTTCCGGCTGAAGTTGCCGCCGAAGAACCGACAAGCGCCTTCTCTGCTCCGGCTGATACTCTCGAAGAGCCTGTCGCAGAAGAGCCTGCCGCAGAACCTGCTGAACAGGTTGCCGAAGAAGTTGCTCCGTCTGCAGAACTCGATTCTATTGATTCTGAAGTCTCGAACGCTTTTAAGGGCCTCTTTGACGAAGACGATTCCTTGCCGGAATCTGATGAACCGAACAACAACGGTGTTGACTACCTGATGTCCGGCGATTCCGATGACGAAGTGGCTGCAAGTCTCGTCGAAAATGCGGATGCTCCGCTCTCTCGTGGTGCTGCCGATTTGGATGATAGTCTGAATACGCGCACTCTAGCAGACATTTATATGGAGCAGGGTGTTTACGACAAGGCTCTTGACATTTATACGGATTTGGCCAAGAAAAATCCGGATAACGAAGAAATCAAATCCCGTCTGGAAGAAGTAAAGAAACTTTGCCGCGAAAAGTTTGGAGAAGTCTAA
- a CDS encoding Trm112 family protein, which translates to MLDSKLLSILCCPETRQPLAQAGEDCIALLNNAINAGSLKNVAGEAITEPLTEALTTPDGSRVYLVREGIPVLLADEAILLPLEK; encoded by the coding sequence ATGCTCGATTCTAAATTGTTAAGTATTCTTTGCTGTCCGGAAACCCGTCAACCGCTCGCCCAGGCAGGCGAGGATTGCATTGCGCTTTTGAACAATGCGATTAATGCGGGTTCGCTCAAGAATGTTGCTGGCGAAGCTATTACTGAACCTTTGACCGAAGCGCTCACGACACCTGATGGTTCTCGTGTCTATCTGGTTCGCGAAGGCATTCCTGTACTTTTAGCGGATGAAGCTATTCTTCTTCCATTGGAGAAATGA
- a CDS encoding glycosyltransferase family 2 protein — MLSCSVIIIAYNSCDFIPACLKSVRDACEGIDSQIIVLDNGSNEPIIPEIKNFFPEVEWIDSNENLGFGKGCNLAEKHATKPYLFFINPDTIISKNAFCEMLKFMEEHPEAGTVGCRILNEDGTLQWACRRSFPTIVSAVSKTIGLAAMFPKSKTLASYNMTYADPDEMIEVDAISGSFFCIRRDVYEKLNGFDEDYFMYGEDLDLCFRTKQMGLKNYYTPVTNILHFKGQSCRTRRWGSYVDFYKAMLIFVKKHKDLYFVPNFLVSFGILFAAFVGMFSRLIPKFWKMFLDLGVVALWALVFLPGLGNDGCIFTSIKESIGVITTFDDWWLVGLVAIVNMVFLIFRGEYTESSLKGEKFLQYLVPLNLLAVGGYEVFRYFAQFSYVPGDKSTIYPSIGWCVYAVCSSLFIPLVLLAWRRVAFWINYFYRIFAKKRHRSILLGGREDSLNNWFDSYNVIPGIEILGCVSGEPEKLSEENRKHLLGPLSQMENICNRTGCRELLVVSNFSGYREDFNINWLDSLGLRVYLLIGNGKNGNFALVDLKYLR, encoded by the coding sequence ATGCTTTCCTGTTCTGTCATTATCATTGCTTATAACTCTTGCGACTTCATTCCGGCATGCCTCAAGTCTGTGCGCGACGCCTGCGAGGGTATCGATTCGCAGATTATTGTTCTGGATAACGGTTCCAACGAGCCGATTATTCCCGAAATCAAGAACTTCTTCCCCGAAGTGGAATGGATTGACTCCAATGAAAACTTGGGTTTTGGTAAGGGCTGCAACTTGGCTGAAAAGCATGCGACCAAGCCGTACCTGTTCTTCATCAATCCTGATACGATTATCTCGAAGAACGCCTTCTGCGAAATGCTCAAGTTCATGGAAGAACACCCGGAAGCGGGTACGGTCGGCTGCCGCATCTTGAACGAAGACGGAACGCTACAGTGGGCTTGCCGCCGTTCGTTCCCGACGATTGTGTCTGCCGTCTCAAAGACGATTGGTCTTGCGGCGATGTTCCCGAAGAGCAAAACGCTTGCCAGCTACAACATGACGTACGCCGACCCGGACGAGATGATTGAAGTCGATGCCATTAGCGGCTCGTTCTTCTGCATCCGTCGAGATGTCTATGAAAAGCTGAACGGCTTTGACGAAGACTACTTCATGTACGGCGAAGACCTGGACCTCTGCTTCCGTACAAAGCAGATGGGCCTCAAGAACTATTACACGCCGGTCACGAACATTCTGCATTTTAAGGGGCAAAGCTGCCGCACGCGCCGTTGGGGTTCCTACGTGGACTTCTACAAGGCTATGCTTATCTTCGTGAAAAAGCACAAGGATCTTTATTTTGTCCCAAATTTCCTCGTGTCTTTCGGTATTTTATTTGCTGCATTCGTGGGCATGTTCTCGCGCCTGATTCCAAAGTTCTGGAAGATGTTCCTCGATTTGGGCGTTGTGGCGCTGTGGGCACTTGTATTTTTGCCCGGTTTGGGAAATGACGGATGCATTTTTACATCCATTAAGGAATCCATCGGGGTGATAACGACTTTTGATGACTGGTGGCTTGTTGGCTTGGTCGCCATTGTTAATATGGTCTTTCTTATTTTCCGTGGGGAATACACGGAATCCAGCCTCAAGGGCGAAAAGTTCTTGCAGTACCTTGTGCCACTGAACCTTCTTGCTGTTGGTGGGTATGAGGTATTCCGTTACTTTGCCCAATTTTCTTATGTCCCGGGAGACAAGTCTACAATCTATCCCAGTATTGGGTGGTGCGTCTATGCTGTCTGTTCCAGTCTCTTTATCCCGCTGGTTCTCCTTGCTTGGCGCCGCGTTGCGTTCTGGATAAACTATTTCTACCGTATTTTTGCAAAAAAACGCCACCGCTCCATTCTGCTCGGCGGTCGCGAAGATTCCCTGAACAACTGGTTCGATAGCTACAACGTGATTCCCGGCATCGAGATCCTTGGCTGCGTGAGCGGCGAACCCGAAAAGCTCTCCGAAGAGAACCGCAAGCACCTGCTCGGGCCCCTTTCTCAGATGGAAAACATCTGCAACCGCACCGGCTGCCGTGAACTGTTGGTGGTGTCCAATTTCTCGGGCTATCGTGAGGATTTCAACATTAACTGGCTGGATAGCCTTGGCCTCAGGGTCTATTTGCTCATCGGAAACGGGAAAAATGGCAATTTTGCCCTCGTAGACCTTAAATATCTTCGTTAA
- a CDS encoding polyprenol monophosphomannose synthase, with protein sequence MEFPKSLVIVPTYNEKENILLIMSAILEQNKCLEILVVDDGSPDGTGDLVQAEADKNPRIHLIRRKGKMGLGSAYVMGFKWALERDYERVFEMDADFSHSPTDLNRFLETAEDADLVLGSRYQDHRISVVNWDLRRLILSYGANVYTRLVTGLPISDATGGFKCFRREALQALNLDKMKSDGYCFQIETTFKIWKKGLRVKEIPIIFTDRTRGTSKMSGGIISEAFFLVLKLRLGLA encoded by the coding sequence ATGGAGTTCCCTAAGAGTTTGGTGATTGTTCCTACCTACAATGAGAAGGAGAATATCCTCCTCATCATGTCGGCAATTTTGGAACAGAATAAGTGTCTAGAAATTTTGGTCGTGGACGATGGCTCCCCGGATGGAACGGGTGACCTCGTTCAGGCCGAGGCCGACAAGAATCCTCGAATCCACTTGATTCGCCGTAAAGGCAAGATGGGCCTTGGCTCAGCTTACGTGATGGGCTTCAAGTGGGCGCTTGAACGCGATTACGAACGCGTGTTTGAAATGGATGCTGACTTTAGCCATTCTCCGACGGACTTGAACCGCTTTTTGGAAACTGCCGAAGATGCCGACCTCGTGCTTGGCAGCCGCTACCAGGACCACCGCATTAGCGTTGTGAACTGGGACCTCCGCCGCTTAATCCTCAGCTATGGCGCAAATGTCTATACGCGACTTGTGACGGGCCTTCCGATTAGCGATGCGACTGGCGGCTTCAAGTGCTTCCGCCGTGAAGCATTGCAGGCGTTGAACCTCGACAAGATGAAGAGTGACGGTTACTGCTTCCAGATCGAGACGACCTTCAAGATTTGGAAGAAGGGCCTCCGAGTCAAGGAAATCCCCATCATCTTTACGGACCGCACCCGTGGCACCTCCAAGATGAGCGGCGGAATCATCTCCGAAGCTTTCTTCCTCGTGCTGAAACTGCGACTGGGCCTGGCTTAG
- a CDS encoding glycosyltransferase family 2 protein — MDLSLVIPVKEESENLPQLFKEIWAAIQPTGMEFEVIVIDDGSRDNTWEVVEGLAKEYNAKPGSSVSAFRFQFNCGKAAALALGFSKACGKYVATLDGDLQDDPLEIPKMIKILESGYDLVSGWKIRRLDPWHKTMPSKLFNLTVSMVCGKRLHDFNCGIKAYRSSVVRYIQLYGDYHRFIPVMAKWQGFRITEMPVAHRARVHGVSKYGVSRLVSGFLDLVSLMFMRSFSSKPLHFFGLIGLILMLFGLGTCGYFGYEWIQTGAMHVRPLLLAGAFSLVMSVQFFSLGLLGEMMNGNKKRTYPVSDVIGQL; from the coding sequence ATGGATTTGAGCTTGGTTATCCCTGTTAAGGAAGAAAGTGAAAATCTTCCCCAGTTGTTTAAGGAAATTTGGGCTGCCATTCAACCGACTGGTATGGAATTCGAGGTTATCGTTATCGATGACGGTAGCCGCGACAATACCTGGGAAGTGGTGGAGGGCTTGGCTAAGGAATACAATGCCAAGCCGGGTTCCTCGGTAAGCGCATTCCGTTTCCAGTTTAACTGCGGCAAGGCGGCGGCGCTCGCTCTTGGTTTCTCCAAGGCTTGCGGCAAGTACGTCGCCACGCTCGATGGCGACCTGCAGGATGACCCGCTCGAAATCCCGAAGATGATCAAGATTCTTGAATCCGGCTATGACCTCGTCTCTGGCTGGAAAATCCGCCGCCTCGATCCGTGGCACAAGACGATGCCTTCCAAGCTTTTCAACTTGACCGTGTCGATGGTCTGTGGCAAGCGCCTTCACGATTTCAACTGCGGCATCAAGGCATACCGCAGTTCCGTGGTTCGCTACATCCAGCTTTATGGCGACTACCACCGCTTTATCCCGGTAATGGCCAAGTGGCAGGGCTTCCGCATTACTGAAATGCCCGTCGCACACCGCGCTCGCGTGCATGGCGTCTCGAAGTACGGCGTTTCGCGCTTGGTGAGCGGGTTCCTTGACCTGGTTTCCCTCATGTTCATGCGCAGCTTCTCTTCGAAACCGCTCCATTTCTTTGGGCTGATCGGGCTTATATTGATGCTTTTCGGTCTTGGCACTTGCGGTTATTTTGGCTATGAATGGATCCAGACGGGGGCCATGCATGTGCGTCCGCTTTTGCTGGCTGGCGCATTCTCGCTTGTCATGAGTGTCCAGTTCTTCTCGCTTGGGCTTCTTGGCGAGATGATGAACGGCAATAAAAAACGCACGTATCCGGTTTCCGATGTCATTGGCCAACTGTAA
- a CDS encoding DUF2723 domain-containing protein: protein MKINEKWHKHIFAGIAGFIALIVYMMTMAPTVSFWDCGEFVACANTLGIPHPPGTPFFVFLARAVILLLPFVGEIAKRVNYISVVSSAATVYVTALFAWELLATVLKTDSLAEKISEKMRTFVLGTAALVAGFLLTFSDTFWFNAVEAEVYGVAMFILMLVSYLGLVWYNKRDEAGSDRILIFICYIAFLGVGAHLYTMLTVPAVFALLLVAQPKKIVERIPIWITGTLLCSVIYMVSAFIEISLFCLVVLSLVVFVPAIRSVFPARVNHAFKLSLAFAFFALVGYSTHLYIPIRSELNPTIDENDPELNIRDEQGNLQLGNLFDGKNWNAFNAFIERKQYGSESMITRAFYRRSQIAHQVLSFPSMSYGGYQMAQYLPTKVGGVNYANGVYSFDASENEPIERLGIKFPTQMSFMGDNTFMQLFFFLLFNGLLVATCVYVYKRNKHVGIFISALYALCSFGLLFYINFADGTRMEQRDRDYWVSAMTRNVADLNNAGAGITSLPDPNELIDLRQEIETAKYRIERLRMRNAPASQIVEFERKISAAENTAAWRNWQKIEESFARFGQRAPFPEAVHMEVRERDYFYTPAFIFMSMIYGIGAGILVLLAATSASTMAFASPIAAALVLVSFLVPCISNYKEHDRSGLWVPWDYAYNLLNSCRPNAILFTNGDNDTFPLWFAQEVAGIRKDVRVVNLSLGNTDWYIKQMLTNEPILKLSYNKETIDNDMVLDNSSANNPNHQVSTWVRRAENLKPKLKERIDQLEAKGYLSEADSAKLLQFKVNYQVWDAFLDWAKRTRAGMMLTQYKLVIDLALQNMDRPIEISTTVGTSNFMGLEKYMVQEGMVYNFVKGDLTPKQNAFDAKVTAAMIDTVYKFRGLGDGSAYINSETERLLSSYVSLYLQISFDAREKIAALISKKPFTSADKAEVERIATDAAKYLELGIYQFPREWRNYWAASYVYASAGMKEKAIDVVKRGLNSIPAYDAPGQSRLAMSLQQIEAITDESLKVDEETAVAPAADSAK, encoded by the coding sequence ATGAAGATTAACGAGAAGTGGCATAAGCACATCTTTGCCGGTATCGCTGGCTTTATTGCTTTGATCGTTTACATGATGACGATGGCCCCGACGGTCTCTTTCTGGGACTGCGGTGAATTCGTCGCTTGCGCTAACACGCTTGGCATTCCGCACCCTCCTGGAACGCCGTTCTTTGTGTTCCTTGCCCGTGCGGTCATTCTCCTTTTGCCGTTCGTGGGCGAGATTGCAAAGCGCGTGAACTACATCTCCGTGGTGAGTTCTGCCGCGACGGTCTATGTGACGGCGCTTTTTGCCTGGGAACTTTTGGCGACGGTCCTCAAGACGGATTCCCTTGCCGAAAAGATTTCGGAAAAGATGCGCACGTTTGTGCTTGGCACGGCCGCTCTCGTTGCTGGCTTCCTCCTCACGTTCTCCGATACGTTCTGGTTCAATGCGGTCGAAGCCGAAGTCTATGGCGTCGCCATGTTCATCCTCATGCTTGTCTCTTATCTCGGCTTGGTGTGGTACAACAAGCGTGACGAGGCGGGTAGCGACCGTATTCTCATCTTCATTTGCTATATCGCATTCCTTGGCGTGGGCGCTCACCTTTATACGATGCTTACGGTGCCGGCTGTGTTTGCCTTGCTTCTCGTGGCTCAGCCGAAAAAGATTGTCGAACGCATTCCTATCTGGATTACGGGTACGCTCCTCTGCTCCGTGATTTACATGGTCTCTGCTTTCATTGAAATCTCGCTTTTCTGCCTTGTCGTACTTTCTCTTGTGGTCTTTGTGCCAGCTATCCGTAGCGTTTTCCCGGCTCGCGTGAACCATGCGTTCAAGCTTTCGCTTGCTTTTGCGTTCTTTGCTTTGGTCGGCTACAGCACGCACCTCTACATCCCGATCCGTTCGGAACTCAACCCGACGATTGACGAAAACGACCCGGAACTGAACATCCGCGACGAACAGGGCAACCTCCAGCTTGGTAACCTCTTTGACGGCAAGAACTGGAACGCCTTCAATGCGTTTATCGAACGTAAGCAGTACGGTTCCGAAAGCATGATTACCCGTGCTTTCTACCGTCGTTCCCAGATTGCTCACCAGGTGCTCTCTTTCCCGAGCATGAGCTATGGTGGTTACCAGATGGCCCAGTATCTGCCGACTAAGGTGGGCGGGGTGAATTACGCTAATGGTGTTTACTCTTTTGATGCTTCCGAAAATGAACCGATTGAACGTTTGGGAATCAAGTTCCCGACGCAGATGTCGTTCATGGGCGACAATACCTTTATGCAGCTCTTTTTCTTCTTGCTGTTTAACGGCCTCCTGGTTGCAACTTGCGTGTACGTTTACAAGCGCAACAAGCATGTGGGTATCTTTATTTCGGCGCTTTATGCGCTTTGCTCTTTTGGCCTCCTGTTCTACATCAACTTTGCCGATGGCACCCGCATGGAACAGCGCGACCGCGACTACTGGGTGAGCGCTATGACGCGCAATGTGGCCGACCTGAACAACGCCGGTGCGGGCATTACGTCTCTCCCGGACCCGAACGAACTCATTGACCTCCGCCAGGAGATTGAGACTGCCAAGTACAGGATTGAACGTCTCCGCATGCGTAATGCGCCGGCATCGCAGATTGTTGAATTCGAAAGGAAGATTAGCGCTGCCGAAAATACCGCCGCATGGAGAAACTGGCAGAAGATTGAGGAAAGCTTTGCCCGTTTTGGCCAGCGCGCCCCGTTCCCAGAAGCTGTCCACATGGAAGTCCGCGAACGTGATTACTTCTACACGCCGGCATTCATTTTCATGAGCATGATTTACGGTATCGGTGCGGGCATTCTCGTGTTGCTTGCGGCGACATCCGCATCGACTATGGCTTTTGCATCTCCGATTGCAGCCGCCCTCGTGCTTGTCTCGTTCCTTGTGCCCTGCATTTCGAACTACAAGGAACATGACCGTTCCGGCCTCTGGGTTCCTTGGGATTACGCTTACAACCTCCTCAACAGCTGCCGCCCGAACGCCATCCTCTTCACGAATGGCGATAACGACACGTTCCCGCTGTGGTTTGCTCAGGAAGTTGCCGGTATCCGTAAGGATGTGCGCGTGGTGAACCTCTCCTTGGGCAATACGGACTGGTACATCAAGCAGATGCTTACCAACGAACCAATCCTCAAGCTTTCGTACAACAAGGAAACGATCGATAATGATATGGTCCTTGACAATAGTAGCGCGAACAACCCGAACCACCAGGTGTCTACATGGGTCCGCCGTGCCGAAAACTTGAAGCCGAAGCTCAAGGAACGAATCGACCAGTTGGAAGCTAAGGGCTATCTCTCTGAAGCCGATTCCGCAAAGCTTCTCCAGTTCAAGGTGAATTACCAGGTTTGGGATGCGTTCCTGGATTGGGCTAAGAGAACTCGGGCAGGCATGATGCTCACGCAGTACAAGCTCGTGATTGACCTTGCTCTCCAGAACATGGACCGCCCAATCGAAATCTCGACGACTGTGGGTACGTCTAACTTCATGGGCCTCGAAAAGTACATGGTCCAGGAAGGCATGGTCTACAACTTTGTGAAAGGCGACCTCACGCCGAAGCAGAACGCTTTTGATGCCAAGGTTACTGCAGCTATGATCGACACCGTGTACAAGTTCCGCGGTCTCGGTGACGGTTCAGCTTACATCAATTCCGAAACCGAACGCTTGCTCAGTAGCTATGTCTCGCTCTATCTGCAAATTTCGTTCGACGCCCGCGAAAAGATTGCAGCACTTATCTCCAAGAAACCGTTTACGAGTGCCGACAAGGCCGAAGTTGAACGCATCGCTACGGATGCCGCCAAGTACCTGGAACTTGGCATTTACCAGTTCCCGAGAGAATGGCGTAACTACTGGGCCGCTTCTTACGTGTATGCATCTGCAGGCATGAAGGAGAAGGCTATTGATGTCGTGAAGCGCGGTTTGAACAGTATTCCGGCTTACGATGCTCCGGGCCAAAGCCGCCTTGCGATGAGCCTCCAGCAAATCGAAGCGATTACGGACGAGTCGCTCAAGGTCGATGAAGAAACGGCAGTGGCGCCGGCTGCGGACTCTGCAAAATAG
- the nusB gene encoding transcription antitermination factor NusB, translated as MAQISFRPARVFAMQLLYAMEISGGTVADALPGVLEAQPLQDNMKKYGMKLVDLVLAHKAELDSEIEACSAHWGIERMATLDRIVLRIAMVELLYVPEIPMKVVISEAVQIAAKFSTDSSGTFVNGLLAGFLQKRGMVANNTKKDA; from the coding sequence ATGGCTCAGATTAGTTTTAGACCTGCTCGCGTTTTTGCGATGCAGCTCCTTTATGCAATGGAAATTTCTGGCGGTACGGTTGCCGATGCGCTCCCGGGCGTTCTGGAAGCACAGCCGCTTCAGGACAACATGAAAAAGTACGGCATGAAGCTTGTCGACTTGGTCCTTGCTCACAAGGCCGAACTCGATTCCGAAATCGAAGCCTGCTCCGCTCATTGGGGAATTGAGCGCATGGCGACTCTCGACAGGATTGTGCTGCGCATCGCGATGGTTGAACTTTTGTATGTTCCTGAAATCCCGATGAAGGTGGTCATCTCTGAAGCCGTTCAGATTGCCGCCAAGTTCAGTACGGATTCTTCGGGCACGTTCGTGAACGGACTCCTCGCCGGATTCTTGCAGAAGCGTGGCATGGTTGCAAACAATACTAAGAAGGATGCTTAA